The proteins below are encoded in one region of Verrucomicrobiota bacterium:
- a CDS encoding PA14 domain-containing protein — protein sequence MKKNSTANHGWWQGIKSGRVTTTLTVLLCLSALSVIARPRPITPFLPEHENYRQRFELFPTNRASTLFIPEFTTHNLYLRNVTRLDSWAGYSVALGGDQAPASYCYIPALSGPKRNFNPLEGSFRWYYAPGWSSGEGPGHRAVLIEVADVAETPACGWTLSINPQGTHLQIHAFAGDDPELLLSAPIQWEAGAFHQVGVVASASNNVFRLMVDGQVCAQSTGPGPMDQLVPMERWGLFVGSTGKGRHTAEGCFNELVTWSGQCTVAHYAWDFAQQSPRMDLGPITPEEDQSRRQRILARRAGINRTTLYTMDDSGPPSPLSFGGGGGGGTNSGWASFGPGPTNGLMLTIPIFGSNLLSTTISNGMTNFLYDLFMTTNLVMNHVTNSQWTWVTNGYITDLFTLSNPPSPVVFFILGTTNDSDGGGFTDAFELLVSHTSTNNSADDQLVGLELVDGVAMNPPANNTATFRVKRLGNYPVWTNEALTVVVQASGSAIYGTDYTLSEITTNGTNLTVTIPANQASVDVVLTPLPDAVFDDTQTATLQIIAHCGRWQTATQATALILGYYDYKHIYTLDADFRSGVMSGLVTTNDTLQFSAQQQTQFPYIAVACSLRGTVARINTTNGMVIGEYRTTPIDRKHSPSRTTVDQYGNVWVANRDDDLHVNGTINGSVTRIGLIIGGTRYTKVDSNYIENPFGQYVSIASAVYNTCIDRDGDGFIRTSYGLTDILPWSNTNSTSTEVDTFGGVSTAEDEAITAYIRVPSAGTRTIAVDRHNDVWVGGYVNIPGISQPHCKINGVTGMIVPDSTFAPNAGGYGGVIDGGGNLWSTDLQGRVLYLTPPSIFPITGKDWTVLAPGANPYGIAVDPLHPYIWQTVNGYVFRWNTNGTMSMDTNDQYLFWHGEDYSQGLAVDSRGEGWIAHGYQESSQTVGHLDTNANWLGNVPLTVEGLRAEYYGTTNLVGIPIRVGLAGNLDYAWTNGWPAAPVPATNFSARWIGQIEPRDSGEHIFIVTADTNAIFTLSLNGSVLLDNWTYPNPTQTVWSSTIELTASNASDLRLEYVQAVGQPRLRLSWVEPGTTEETNPTNRFVQHGFGPTGVSVDAEGKIWAGNHDSHNVMRIDPNAGEEVVTNGQTYHVGAVDMVVDLGDGTTHTGEYTNAASPYNYSDMTGFNNRVVNPARLPLKAYWTVMDDGGINGAYWRAQWDAYVSAGSSIEVWVRANDDRLALARQKFVPASNGTSVPNTRGRFIELRLALIRESTNAFPVFSNLTLYASSSTFTGDGYLDDQMMTEGGEVTFEPVISGTEAYTYQWYAQYPWSGQFVALNGAHGTTLTLTNLDSWDDGTLIGVCVTNNYGEALWLGPAELWVVPQAITIPAINSGSSGPASRYPATIEVFGQPTNLVSAAITLDSLSHDHPEELNILLVSPAGTNILLLSDAGGYNRLTNATLVFHPASLGYNPPPYQADIPTGETSHYGPCNYGAVTQMTNAPAGPYSTNLENLTGTNPNGIWKLYIYDRRTGGIGVLHNSWRLQFFYQ from the coding sequence ATGAAAAAGAATTCGACGGCGAACCATGGTTGGTGGCAGGGAATCAAATCGGGAAGGGTTACGACAACTCTGACGGTACTGCTTTGTCTTTCGGCTTTGTCGGTAATCGCGCGTCCACGTCCCATCACCCCTTTCCTTCCCGAGCACGAAAACTACCGTCAGCGTTTTGAATTATTCCCCACCAACCGGGCCAGCACCCTCTTCATCCCGGAGTTCACCACGCACAATCTATACCTGCGCAATGTCACCCGGCTTGATTCCTGGGCGGGGTATTCGGTAGCCCTCGGTGGCGATCAAGCACCAGCGTCTTATTGCTATATTCCGGCCTTGAGCGGCCCCAAGCGCAACTTCAACCCCCTCGAAGGCTCATTCCGATGGTACTACGCGCCCGGCTGGTCCAGTGGCGAAGGTCCCGGCCATCGTGCTGTGCTAATCGAGGTGGCGGACGTGGCGGAAACGCCCGCCTGCGGATGGACCCTGAGCATCAATCCCCAAGGCACCCACCTGCAAATCCACGCCTTTGCGGGGGATGATCCCGAGCTACTCCTGTCCGCGCCCATCCAATGGGAAGCCGGGGCGTTTCATCAAGTGGGGGTGGTCGCCTCTGCCAGTAACAACGTATTCCGGTTGATGGTGGACGGCCAAGTCTGCGCCCAAAGCACGGGGCCGGGGCCGATGGATCAATTGGTGCCCATGGAACGGTGGGGTTTATTTGTTGGCTCGACCGGCAAAGGGCGGCATACGGCTGAGGGATGCTTTAACGAACTGGTGACGTGGAGCGGGCAATGCACCGTGGCGCATTACGCATGGGATTTCGCCCAGCAATCACCGCGCATGGACTTGGGGCCGATCACGCCTGAGGAAGATCAATCCCGGCGGCAACGAATCCTGGCCCGCCGGGCGGGGATCAACCGGACCACCCTGTACACGATGGACGACAGCGGCCCTCCTTCGCCGCTCTCGTTTGGCGGTGGTGGCGGTGGCGGCACCAATAGCGGTTGGGCATCCTTCGGTCCCGGCCCCACCAATGGTTTGATGCTGACCATTCCCATCTTTGGCTCGAACCTGCTCAGCACCACCATCAGCAACGGCATGACCAATTTCCTCTATGACCTGTTCATGACCACCAACCTGGTGATGAACCACGTCACCAACTCACAATGGACCTGGGTAACCAACGGCTATATCACGGACCTTTTCACCCTCTCCAACCCGCCCAGCCCGGTGGTCTTCTTCATTCTCGGCACCACCAACGACTCGGACGGCGGGGGATTTACCGACGCCTTTGAACTCCTCGTAAGCCATACGTCAACGAATAATTCGGCGGATGATCAACTGGTGGGGTTAGAACTTGTGGATGGAGTGGCCATGAATCCTCCGGCAAACAACACCGCCACATTCCGAGTGAAACGACTGGGAAATTATCCCGTCTGGACCAATGAAGCGCTAACCGTGGTGGTGCAAGCCTCGGGTTCGGCAATTTACGGCACCGATTACACCCTGTCTGAGATTACCACCAACGGCACGAATCTGACGGTGACCATCCCGGCGAATCAAGCCAGTGTGGATGTCGTCTTGACGCCGTTGCCGGATGCCGTTTTTGACGACACGCAAACCGCCACCTTGCAGATCATCGCTCACTGTGGCCGGTGGCAGACGGCCACCCAGGCGACAGCGTTAATTCTGGGGTATTACGATTATAAACATATCTATACCTTGGACGCGGATTTCCGCTCGGGTGTGATGAGCGGCCTGGTGACCACCAATGACACCCTGCAATTCTCCGCGCAGCAACAGACGCAATTCCCTTATATTGCAGTGGCGTGCTCTCTCCGTGGAACGGTGGCACGCATTAATACCACAAACGGTATGGTGATTGGCGAATACCGGACAACACCAATTGATAGAAAACATAGCCCTTCGCGAACCACGGTAGATCAATACGGTAATGTGTGGGTGGCAAACCGCGATGATGATTTGCATGTCAATGGAACGATTAACGGTTCAGTAACGCGCATTGGTTTAATCATTGGAGGAACCCGTTATACCAAGGTTGATTCCAATTACATCGAGAATCCGTTTGGCCAATACGTGAGTATCGCAAGCGCGGTCTATAACACCTGCATTGATCGTGATGGAGATGGCTTTATCCGCACTTCTTATGGATTAACCGATATTCTGCCATGGTCAAACACGAATAGCACGAGTACTGAGGTGGATACTTTTGGCGGCGTCTCGACCGCCGAAGATGAAGCCATCACGGCATATATCCGTGTGCCGTCCGCAGGAACCCGGACTATTGCGGTGGACCGCCATAATGATGTGTGGGTCGGCGGATATGTAAACATTCCAGGCATTTCTCAGCCCCACTGCAAAATCAATGGCGTCACCGGCATGATTGTGCCGGATTCCACCTTTGCTCCCAATGCGGGCGGCTACGGGGGTGTGATTGATGGGGGCGGGAATTTGTGGTCCACCGATTTACAAGGCCGGGTTCTCTATTTGACGCCGCCGTCCATTTTTCCCATCACTGGCAAGGATTGGACTGTTTTAGCTCCGGGCGCCAACCCGTACGGGATCGCGGTGGATCCCTTACATCCCTACATTTGGCAAACGGTGAACGGGTATGTCTTTCGCTGGAATACCAACGGTACGATGTCCATGGATACAAATGATCAGTATTTATTTTGGCATGGTGAAGACTACTCCCAAGGACTAGCCGTGGATAGCCGTGGCGAGGGATGGATCGCCCATGGCTATCAGGAATCAAGCCAAACGGTGGGGCATCTGGATACCAATGCCAACTGGCTGGGCAATGTGCCCTTGACGGTGGAAGGGTTGCGGGCAGAATATTACGGTACCACGAATTTGGTGGGCATCCCCATTCGGGTGGGTTTGGCGGGTAACTTGGATTATGCCTGGACGAATGGCTGGCCGGCAGCGCCAGTTCCGGCCACCAATTTTTCGGCGCGCTGGATTGGCCAAATTGAGCCCCGTGACTCCGGGGAACATATTTTCATCGTGACTGCGGACACCAACGCCATCTTCACCCTCAGTTTGAACGGCAGCGTGCTCCTGGATAACTGGACCTATCCAAACCCAACCCAGACCGTTTGGAGTAGTACCATTGAATTGACCGCCTCCAATGCTTCCGATTTGCGTTTGGAATATGTTCAAGCCGTTGGCCAGCCACGCCTGCGGTTATCCTGGGTGGAACCGGGAACCACGGAAGAAACCAATCCGACCAATCGCTTTGTCCAGCACGGTTTTGGCCCGACGGGAGTATCCGTGGACGCCGAAGGTAAGATTTGGGCGGGTAATCATGATTCACATAATGTCATGCGGATTGACCCGAATGCAGGGGAGGAAGTCGTTACCAACGGACAAACCTATCATGTGGGTGCCGTGGATATGGTGGTGGATTTGGGCGATGGAACAACTCATACTGGAGAATATACGAACGCCGCTTCGCCATACAACTACAGCGACATGACGGGATTCAACAACCGCGTGGTGAATCCCGCTCGTCTGCCCTTGAAAGCGTATTGGACGGTGATGGATGATGGCGGGATCAATGGCGCGTATTGGCGAGCACAGTGGGATGCGTATGTATCTGCGGGCAGCAGTATTGAAGTGTGGGTACGAGCAAACGATGACCGGCTGGCCTTAGCCAGGCAAAAGTTTGTGCCAGCTTCCAATGGCACTTCGGTTCCCAACACAAGAGGTCGTTTCATCGAGTTGCGATTGGCTTTAATCCGCGAAAGTACCAACGCATTTCCCGTGTTCTCCAATCTCACGTTGTACGCCAGTAGTTCCACCTTTACTGGGGATGGCTATTTAGACGACCAGATGATGACCGAGGGCGGCGAGGTAACCTTTGAACCGGTTATCTCCGGGACGGAGGCTTATACCTACCAGTGGTACGCGCAGTATCCCTGGTCTGGTCAATTCGTCGCGCTTAACGGGGCACATGGCACCACACTGACGCTGACCAACTTGGATTCCTGGGATGACGGCACCTTGATTGGCGTCTGCGTCACCAATAATTATGGAGAAGCCCTGTGGCTCGGACCGGCGGAATTATGGGTGGTGCCGCAGGCTATCACAATTCCCGCCATCAACTCCGGGTCTTCAGGCCCGGCCTCGCGCTATCCAGCTACGATAGAAGTTTTCGGCCAACCCACCAATCTGGTCTCGGCAGCAATCACGCTGGACAGCCTGAGCCACGATCACCCCGAGGAACTGAACATTTTGTTGGTGAGCCCCGCTGGCACGAACATCCTGTTGCTGTCTGATGCCGGTGGTTATAACCGCCTTACCAACGCTACCCTCGTCTTTCACCCTGCCTCACTGGGCTACAATCCGCCACCGTATCAGGCGGACATTCCCACTGGCGAAACCTCACATTATGGCCCGTGCAATTATGGGGCGGTGACGCAAATGACCAACGCGCCAGCCGGTCCATATTCAACCAATTTGGAAAATTTGACCGGCACCAACCCCAACGGCATCTGGAAGCTTTACATATATGACCGGCGCACAGGCGGCATTGGCGTGCTGCATAATTCTTGGCGGTTGCAGTTTTTTTATCAATGA
- a CDS encoding DUF5696 domain-containing protein: MKHILQTLGGLCACLITVPLGAATNQAVTLGSGETRLSDIGIYRVGYQSYGKEPVLMPDSWAGHFDDATGISYQPGNQTSGRDALLMHSPWRIPPGRTWVEYRLQLPPTKPIRLMFGIALPPDCVGSNKSDGVTFSGYLSAGGAEKELLRRHYLGAEWQDYSFDLSPYAGQPITLRLQVEPGPKNNAAFDLSLFGSAKIVAGDAGDSARELVTTITSTKAYRAVAQTSLKSVANQTNQGIIPSNLLPCKNQLIAGPGNHRFIYEAADGRLVYTYTPATGTLDDFAVQYEDTAAFQPAFGGGLTAIVPDGDGRKTVFLRGGKAEKIEQIKETLKVWWRYDYGTKTLPVQWTFRLVGKALAVEVQCDEPVLTRCSLGDVANAPLRRTLSVPYFDGHLHFLAAQKLFNCRFFDWTVSHASLSPQSGAVYELKTDGRRNPLRESGYIAVSPHVAEVLPNLPGPASPYLAQLAPRIMLDIWGHNQGTYASDAENLRLLKDLGVDHVAIIQHDWQRFGYDVKLPDHIPANPRYGGDEGMKQFGRAANECGYLWSVHENYIDLYPDAPSYDATARVLKADSTPSPAWYNPGTRVQSYGLKCNRALEFARRNTPEIHQRYATTAGYLDVHTCVPPWHQLDHDASQPMAAMALGKVKFDTELFQFMRDTHRGPLFGEGHNQMYWAGRCDGVEAQVQGGEDHLTFLDFDLLKLHPQMVNHGMGYYERWFRGGYNHRLGIETGTTEQIDKYRAMEVAYGHAGFAGSPQDHNWHWVVREHHLVHPVQRLYGVSTPAEIRYEVNGEMVSASAALPAGATWRQRIRYLNGLTVWVNWQSERWSVEGRILPQWGFLALGPGTEVCTGLRGGRIADFVDCPEYLFADARTYAYQPYRRGLVRIEPRLKAFEYLGNRKARVTYEWIVGETVKKDYHCFVHGTEESPGNPEGITFQQDHALPKPTSQWRVGEVIQDGPYEFQIPDNRDAYNLTVGLYKDDRLSMQGLDDGGQRIVVARLKWVRNGSGAATLVAEPPAKAAVKQTSADFTAHLNPAGTMIDFGPLVTDGALKIQRGADQLTLFPYPRDQQFRVSLNWKTLVPGATAAKLKLTARSALEQKDLGAVPFRVEQDRLIFEAGLKGAGRYLLQWK, from the coding sequence ATGAAACATATATTGCAAACTCTGGGCGGGCTATGTGCCTGCCTGATTACGGTGCCGCTGGGCGCCGCCACCAACCAGGCCGTTACCTTGGGCAGTGGCGAAACCCGGTTGTCGGACATTGGTATCTACCGCGTGGGGTACCAGTCGTATGGCAAGGAACCGGTCCTGATGCCGGATTCTTGGGCGGGCCATTTCGATGACGCCACCGGCATATCGTATCAACCCGGCAATCAGACCTCGGGCCGGGATGCGCTGCTCATGCATTCCCCGTGGCGCATTCCGCCGGGGCGGACCTGGGTGGAGTATCGTCTGCAACTTCCCCCCACGAAGCCGATACGCTTGATGTTTGGCATTGCCCTGCCGCCTGACTGCGTTGGCAGCAACAAGAGCGATGGAGTCACCTTTTCCGGTTACCTTTCCGCTGGCGGTGCGGAGAAGGAATTGTTGCGCCGCCATTACCTGGGGGCGGAATGGCAGGATTATTCGTTCGATCTCTCCCCGTACGCCGGTCAGCCCATTACCCTACGGTTGCAGGTGGAGCCTGGTCCTAAAAACAATGCCGCGTTTGATTTGTCCCTGTTCGGGAGCGCCAAGATCGTCGCGGGCGATGCCGGGGATAGCGCGCGCGAATTGGTGACGACCATCACCAGCACCAAAGCCTATCGGGCGGTGGCGCAAACCTCGTTGAAATCCGTCGCCAACCAGACCAATCAAGGCATCATCCCTTCGAACCTCTTGCCGTGTAAAAACCAGCTTATCGCAGGGCCGGGAAACCATCGTTTTATTTATGAGGCGGCGGATGGGCGGCTGGTGTACACGTACACCCCGGCCACTGGCACGCTGGATGATTTCGCGGTGCAATATGAGGACACCGCCGCGTTTCAACCCGCATTCGGCGGCGGCCTGACGGCGATTGTCCCGGATGGCGATGGTCGGAAAACGGTTTTTCTCCGGGGTGGCAAGGCGGAGAAAATCGAGCAGATTAAGGAGACCCTTAAGGTGTGGTGGCGGTACGACTACGGGACGAAAACGTTGCCAGTGCAATGGACGTTTCGCCTGGTCGGCAAGGCGCTGGCGGTCGAGGTCCAATGCGACGAGCCGGTGCTGACACGATGTTCGTTGGGTGACGTCGCCAATGCGCCGCTACGCCGCACCCTGTCCGTGCCGTATTTCGACGGCCACCTGCATTTCCTTGCCGCCCAGAAACTTTTCAATTGCCGTTTTTTCGATTGGACGGTGTCGCACGCCTCGCTGAGTCCGCAGAGCGGGGCGGTCTATGAGCTGAAGACCGATGGGCGTCGCAATCCGCTACGGGAGTCCGGTTATATTGCGGTATCCCCGCACGTGGCTGAAGTGCTGCCCAACCTGCCGGGGCCCGCCTCGCCATATCTCGCGCAACTGGCTCCGCGGATCATGCTCGACATCTGGGGCCACAATCAGGGCACCTATGCGAGCGATGCCGAGAACCTGCGGTTGCTGAAAGACCTGGGGGTGGATCACGTCGCCATCATCCAGCACGACTGGCAGCGTTTCGGGTATGATGTGAAATTGCCCGACCATATCCCGGCCAATCCCCGTTACGGCGGCGACGAGGGCATGAAACAGTTCGGGCGTGCCGCCAATGAATGCGGTTACCTTTGGTCGGTGCATGAGAACTACATTGACCTGTATCCCGATGCTCCCTCCTACGACGCGACGGCGCGGGTGTTGAAGGCGGACAGCACTCCGTCTCCGGCCTGGTATAACCCGGGCACCAGGGTGCAGAGCTACGGGCTCAAGTGCAATCGCGCGTTGGAGTTTGCGCGTCGCAACACGCCGGAGATTCACCAACGCTATGCCACCACCGCCGGTTACCTGGACGTCCATACGTGCGTGCCGCCGTGGCACCAACTGGATCACGACGCCTCGCAGCCGATGGCGGCCATGGCCCTGGGCAAGGTGAAGTTTGATACCGAGTTGTTCCAGTTCATGCGTGACACCCATCGCGGTCCACTGTTTGGCGAGGGGCACAATCAGATGTACTGGGCGGGGCGCTGCGATGGCGTGGAAGCTCAGGTGCAGGGGGGCGAGGATCACCTGACGTTCCTGGATTTCGACCTGCTCAAGCTGCATCCGCAGATGGTCAATCACGGCATGGGCTACTATGAGCGATGGTTTCGCGGCGGCTACAATCATCGGCTGGGTATCGAGACCGGCACGACGGAACAGATTGATAAATACCGTGCGATGGAGGTGGCCTATGGACACGCGGGCTTTGCCGGCTCGCCGCAGGATCACAACTGGCATTGGGTCGTGCGGGAGCATCATCTGGTGCATCCCGTGCAACGGCTTTACGGGGTTTCCACGCCCGCCGAAATCCGTTACGAAGTAAATGGGGAAATGGTTAGCGCCAGTGCCGCCTTGCCCGCCGGTGCCACGTGGCGTCAACGCATCCGCTACCTGAACGGGCTGACCGTGTGGGTGAACTGGCAGTCGGAACGGTGGTCTGTGGAGGGGCGCATCCTACCGCAGTGGGGGTTCCTGGCCTTGGGACCGGGCACGGAGGTCTGCACCGGCTTGCGCGGCGGACGGATCGCCGATTTTGTGGATTGTCCGGAATACCTGTTTGCCGACGCGCGCACCTATGCGTATCAGCCGTATCGTCGCGGGCTGGTCAGAATCGAGCCGCGGCTCAAGGCGTTTGAATACCTGGGTAACCGTAAGGCGCGGGTCACCTATGAGTGGATCGTGGGCGAAACGGTGAAGAAGGACTACCACTGCTTCGTGCATGGCACGGAGGAAAGCCCTGGTAATCCGGAAGGGATTACTTTTCAGCAGGACCACGCGCTGCCCAAACCCACGAGCCAATGGCGCGTCGGCGAGGTGATTCAGGACGGCCCCTATGAGTTCCAGATTCCCGATAACCGCGATGCGTACAATTTGACGGTGGGTCTGTACAAGGATGATCGCCTATCCATGCAGGGGCTGGATGATGGCGGGCAGCGGATTGTGGTGGCGCGTCTGAAATGGGTGCGCAATGGGAGCGGTGCCGCTACGCTGGTGGCTGAGCCGCCGGCCAAGGCTGCGGTCAAGCAAACGAGTGCCGATTTCACTGCTCATCTGAATCCAGCGGGGACCATGATTGACTTCGGTCCGCTGGTCACCGATGGCGCATTGAAAATCCAGCGCGGGGCAGACCAGTTGACGCTGTTTCCCTATCCGCGCGATCAGCAGTTTCGGGTAAGCTTGAATTGGAAGACCTTGGTGCCCGGAGCGACCGCTGCCAAACTTAAGCTGACGGCGCGGTCTGCCCTGGAGCAGAAAGACCTGGGGGCGGTGCCCTTCCGGGTGGAGCAAGATCGCCTGATTTTTGAGGCGGGATTGAAAGGGGCAGGCCGCTACCTGTTGCAATGGAAGTAG
- a CDS encoding PPC domain-containing protein — MKTQLLRWGIYASTLWVAEFSSVAATNAVLQKAPPPASNAAPVKSATATVSNAVPPAKPAIAVTNSVAVKPAATNAVKPAVTTTNVPTVAAKPAAVATNAAAAKPAAPALPAQVAAPYIASIFPAGGQRGKTVMVTLTGKNLLNITTVGITGHGVTAKIVGTNKTDSVQLAVTIAPDADMKERDIRVITAGGPSNRWRFMIGDLPELNEIEPNNDLATATGLTNLPVLVNGQAMMGDRDYFRFTAKAGQTIVLAAQARAILTYLADAVPGWCDICLTLFDDKGKAIQYVDDYRFKPDPIMIFKVQKDGTYYVCVHDIMFRGRGDFVYRLTVGAVPYITDMFPMGGQKGTTVKVALRGVNLPVQSLDLAIPADSLPVREFSLPGPPRSNLVPYAAGDVKEVMEVEPNDTTNQATRVQLPVNINGRINRPGDQDYYVFQAEAGQRLVFEVFARRLDSPVDTIMTLIDARGNELAENDDVVDDMEALITHHADSKLTYTFRQKGDYYVRIRDTQGYGGDEYAYRLWIGPERPGFALRITPDNPRVGKGETVLLNVDALRKDGFTNEITVSVKDLPKGFTASQAVISGSRSQVPLTITAPPDAELGVISPTVVGTAMLAGQPIERKAFPAEAVMQAFFFTYQLPTHDLLLAVLEATPFRVFPQLKADEELELKPGGELTIQVKVARSESAKTGFISLGLQRPPTGITAQSVPIQPEENEGKLVITASKSIQPGRYSIIVSGTLSGVARYGLVRIAPAIAIRVVPEVKLETKK, encoded by the coding sequence ATGAAAACGCAGCTTTTGCGATGGGGAATTTACGCAAGCACCCTGTGGGTGGCAGAGTTTTCTTCGGTTGCGGCTACCAACGCAGTTCTGCAAAAAGCACCACCGCCAGCCTCCAATGCCGCGCCGGTAAAATCCGCGACAGCCACTGTGAGCAATGCGGTACCCCCAGCCAAACCTGCGATCGCCGTAACCAATAGTGTCGCCGTCAAACCGGCTGCCACCAACGCCGTCAAACCTGCGGTCACGACTACAAATGTGCCGACGGTTGCAGCCAAACCGGCTGCCGTCGCGACCAATGCTGCGGCCGCAAAACCCGCCGCTCCAGCGCTCCCCGCGCAGGTGGCCGCTCCCTACATTGCCTCGATCTTCCCAGCGGGCGGGCAGCGTGGCAAAACGGTGATGGTGACGCTCACCGGCAAGAATCTGCTGAACATCACCACGGTGGGCATTACCGGACACGGTGTGACTGCTAAAATAGTGGGGACCAACAAGACCGACAGCGTGCAATTGGCCGTCACCATCGCGCCGGATGCCGATATGAAAGAGCGTGATATTCGCGTGATTACAGCGGGTGGCCCCTCAAACCGGTGGCGGTTCATGATTGGCGATTTGCCTGAGTTGAATGAAATCGAACCGAACAACGATCTCGCCACCGCGACCGGGTTGACGAATCTGCCCGTCCTGGTGAACGGACAGGCCATGATGGGGGATCGCGATTACTTCCGCTTCACCGCCAAGGCCGGCCAAACGATTGTGCTGGCGGCACAGGCGCGCGCCATTTTGACCTATCTGGCGGATGCGGTGCCGGGTTGGTGCGATATTTGTCTGACCTTGTTTGACGATAAGGGTAAAGCCATCCAGTACGTGGATGATTACCGATTCAAGCCCGATCCGATAATGATTTTCAAAGTGCAAAAGGATGGCACCTACTACGTTTGTGTGCATGACATCATGTTCCGTGGCCGTGGCGACTTCGTGTACCGGCTGACGGTGGGAGCGGTGCCCTACATCACGGATATGTTCCCAATGGGCGGGCAAAAGGGCACCACGGTCAAGGTGGCGCTGCGTGGTGTCAATCTGCCGGTGCAGAGCCTGGACTTGGCGATCCCGGCGGATTCGTTGCCAGTGCGGGAGTTTTCCTTGCCGGGACCGCCGCGCTCCAATTTGGTGCCGTATGCTGCTGGTGATGTGAAAGAGGTAATGGAAGTGGAACCGAATGACACGACCAACCAGGCGACGCGGGTGCAGTTGCCGGTGAATATCAATGGACGGATCAACCGGCCAGGAGATCAGGATTACTATGTGTTTCAGGCCGAAGCCGGGCAGCGCCTGGTTTTTGAAGTGTTCGCGCGCCGCCTGGATTCGCCGGTGGATACGATCATGACCCTAATTGACGCGCGTGGCAATGAGTTGGCGGAAAACGATGATGTGGTGGACGACATGGAGGCACTAATCACGCATCATGCTGATTCCAAGCTGACGTACACCTTCCGGCAAAAAGGAGACTATTACGTCCGCATACGGGATACGCAGGGCTACGGCGGTGATGAATATGCCTATCGGCTGTGGATCGGTCCGGAGCGTCCAGGGTTTGCCTTGCGCATCACGCCGGATAATCCGCGTGTCGGCAAAGGGGAAACCGTGCTGTTGAACGTGGATGCCTTACGCAAGGATGGCTTCACCAATGAGATCACCGTATCGGTGAAAGATTTACCCAAAGGGTTCACTGCCAGTCAGGCGGTGATTTCCGGTTCGCGCAGCCAAGTGCCGCTCACCATCACCGCTCCACCCGATGCCGAATTGGGAGTCATCTCCCCAACGGTGGTGGGCACCGCTATGCTGGCTGGTCAGCCAATTGAGCGCAAGGCATTCCCAGCCGAGGCGGTCATGCAGGCGTTTTTCTTCACGTACCAGTTGCCGACCCACGATCTGTTGCTGGCGGTTCTGGAGGCCACTCCGTTCCGCGTGTTCCCACAGCTCAAGGCGGATGAGGAACTGGAATTGAAACCGGGCGGCGAGCTAACCATCCAAGTCAAGGTGGCCCGTTCGGAAAGTGCCAAGACCGGCTTCATCAGTCTCGGGTTGCAACGCCCACCCACGGGCATCACTGCCCAATCTGTGCCCATCCAGCCGGAAGAGAATGAAGGCAAACTGGTCATCACCGCTTCCAAGTCCATCCAGCCAGGCCGTTACAGCATCATCGTCAGCGGCACACTTAGCGGGGTTGCGCGTTACGGATTGGTGCGCATCGCGCCCGCGATCGCAATTCGCGTTGTCCCCGAAGTGAAGCTGGAGACGAAGAAGTAG